The Leguminivora glycinivorella isolate SPB_JAAS2020 chromosome 2, LegGlyc_1.1, whole genome shotgun sequence DNA window ACTAATTGGACTAACGTCTCCAAAATTTACATTTATTGAAAGACTAACGTCTCTAAATTCATTTAAGTACGTTACATTAGCTGACAAACTAGTTGAAAATATTTTGGATAAATCGTCGGAAGTATTATGAAAGCTAATTATGATTGATTGCTACAAAGAGCTATGCCGATAGGTATGTTTCagtactaattttttttattatgtaatcagtaatcgatccagaggccgtgagttcaagtctcacccaaggcagacattttccacttttaaatttattctaagcctaacggcatcgattgcagacgtttctgctaatcagaagttaaaaatttaatCAGTAATGGTTCTGAATGGATTCATTTATCAATATCGCTTTTTGTACCTATCTTAGACATTAAACCATCTACGTCTTTCAGTTTGTCCTGTTGACCTTTGATGATGGCGTCAACGTCGGAAACATGGTCACCTATCGGAACCTCCTTTTTAATCGTCGCAACAGCAATGGCTGTCCCGTCGGTACCACCTACTACATCAACCATGAGTATACCGACTACACCCTCGTAAACGAGCTGTACAACCAAGGTCTCGAGATCGCACTCCACTCCATCAGCCATCAAACCCCTGATACCTATTGGAAGGAAGCTACCTATGATGACCTAAAGTTGGAATTTGGAGACCAGAGAAGGCAAATGTCCCATTTTGCTAATATTCCTATTGATGCTATTAAAGGTAAGAAGTGTGATTTGTTATAAGTAGATAAATCATTTTTTCCAGTATTAAATGTAGATATTACGTTTGATAATGTCTATCTGTTTCCAGGTGTCCGCATCCCGTTCTTACAGATCTCTGGTAACTCTTCCTTCCAAGTCATGGCTGACTCTGGGCTGGAGTATGACTGCACTATGCCAACCATCAACCAGATTAACCCTGGCTTGTGGCCGTACACTCTTGACTATGCCTCCACTCAGGACTGCGTTATTCCTCAATGCCCCACTGCGTCGATTCCTGGAGTGTGGGTGCTGCCTATGGTCAGCTGGGTTGATTTGAGCGGGTTTACTTGCTCGATGGTCGATTCTTGCTTTAGtgtgtaagtatatcatatttatcccattttttttttcattctactAATAGATTTTTTCATTATATCTACAGATATAATCCAATTTACACGTAGAAATTAGTAGTAATTAGTTGATCTCGAAAATTATTGTCATTAAAACTGTCTCTAAAAGGCCTCCCTTGACCGACGAAGAGGCCTGGTTCCAGTTCATAATAACCAACTTCGAGAGACACTACAAGGGCAACCGCTCGCCTTTTGGCTTCTACGTCCACGAGTGGTACGTCTCGAGTTACCCCGCCATCTACAGGGCTTTGGAGAGATTCTTGGATATGGTCAACAATCTTCAAGACGCTTTTgtggtaaatatttttatatcttACTATTTATTACCTAGAAGCGTTTACTTATATATTGCTTGGTACCTAAAGGATTTTGTCGAGTAGGTACAATGAAATCTTTAAAGACATAAATTCAACACCAAGTATCAATCAATCTTAACACAGTTTATGAATGATTGTAGGTAAACTCTGCTGAGGTGATCGAGTGGGTGAAGAATCCCGTCCCAGTTCCCGAGTACAGGAGCCGCCCGTGCAGAAGCTGGGTGCCCACCGCGTGCCCACGCCAAAGCTGCGGCCCTCTCACCTCAGACCACAACGTTTGGGTGAGTACCTAtgtagccaacgtcacaatcccTGACGCATCATAAGCGTATATAGCTGTATAGCTAGCTGTTCCTATCGCTCTCCTGAAGTGACGCGACAAAACCAGACTGCGTTTAaatcgtcaacgattgtcacttcgactAGGACGGCTGGAAAATTGTAATTTCGTGAACACCGGAAATCGTACCGTTATCTGATAAAGCTATTATCAACTCTTGCAAATTGCGATATAAAGTCAAATAAACAATCAAACTTACTAGTTTGAAAATGGTTCATGGGTTGGTGATTTGGAAGCACATAAAAAATTGCTGCTTTGCTCTGCAACTTGCAACCTCATGATTCATGAATGCTTTTAGATGATTTGTttaaaatataagcaaaatCATGGAGCCACATTTTATGAGATATTAGTGACTAAAAACATTTCATCTTTCTTTTAGGGTGCATACTGGATGCAGATTTGTAATACGTGTCCAAGCACATACCCATGGTTGGGAAATCCTCTCGGCCAGTAAAACCTATTGGATTTGGACTTGAAAAATTTCTGGAAAGAAGATCGAAAAAAAGGTTAATGAACCACTGACAAACCAAGCGTTGAATTAAGCTTATTAACGCAATCAGGAAATCATCTTCCAATaggcaattaaaaaaatatataaatctggttttatttttatcctGAATATTAAATAGGCAGaccatataataaaaaaaaaggctaAAGATACACTCAGGAGCAAAAAAAACAGGTAGCTGTCAAAAGTGATTATACGTATCTGTTGCAGAATTCTAaatcataatttaataaattccATCAGTCATGTCACTACACATATTACTGAAGCAAGTCATACAGAATTCAACGTgtacagtaaaaataaaatgcatCCTAGTACACATCCCTGAGTACAATGTTATGATTTTATGCGAGTATGCTTACCTATGTTGTTAACTGATCTACTTCGAAAATCAGTTCATGATTTTGTTATTACGATTCAAACCAATCTCGAGCCTCTCGGCATTTACTAATACCGACTACTTTATCCAATAAAATGGTATGATGTAGGTACCCTGTACATTATCTGTTCCTTTTACAAGGAGGCAACGTTGTTAGTAAGCAAAATATTACAGTCCAGCAATTTGTATATTAATTCATtaattagtacattacatcagaggccgggaaaatgaggatttccggccaagtgggtatatacggccgagcgagagtgcgagcgaggccggatagggatacgaggccgggaatccgttttcacgccgaggcatgtatagtgcttttcaaacatgcaataaagtaaaaaaaaaat harbors:
- the LOC125236761 gene encoding chitin deacetylase 8-like, producing MKRLLVLVLAAAVWAQEDVLPRAEPCGRQACQLPSCRCSGTDIPGGLNVRDTPQFVLLTFDDGVNVGNMVTYRNLLFNRRNSNGCPVGTTYYINHEYTDYTLVNELYNQGLEIALHSISHQTPDTYWKEATYDDLKLEFGDQRRQMSHFANIPIDAIKGVRIPFLQISGNSSFQVMADSGLEYDCTMPTINQINPGLWPYTLDYASTQDCVIPQCPTASIPGVWVLPMVSWVDLSGFTCSMVDSCFSVPPLTDEEAWFQFIITNFERHYKGNRSPFGFYVHEWYVSSYPAIYRALERFLDMVNNLQDAFVVNSAEVIEWVKNPVPVPEYRSRPCRSWVPTACPRQSCGPLTSDHNVWGAYWMQICNTCPSTYPWLGNPLGQ